One Dokdonia sp. Dokd-P16 genomic window carries:
- a CDS encoding cold-shock protein: MHKGTVKFFNDTKGFGFINEEEANQEHFVHVTGLIDEVREGDAVEFELKEGKKGLNAVNVRVID; the protein is encoded by the coding sequence ATGCACAAAGGAACAGTAAAATTCTTCAACGACACTAAAGGTTTTGGATTTATCAATGAAGAAGAAGCAAACCAAGAGCACTTCGTACACGTAACAGGACTTATCGACGAGGTAAGAGAAGGTGACGCTGTTGAGTTTGAATTAAAAGAAGGTAAAAAAGGATTAAATGCAGTAAACGTCAGAGTAATTGACTAA
- a CDS encoding DUF1456 family protein — translation MALTNNDIFKKLRVALQLRDDEIIEICKLVEFQVSKSELGAIFRKPDHPKYMECGDQFLRNFLNGLVIHKRGPMPPKK, via the coding sequence ATGGCTCTTACAAACAACGATATCTTTAAAAAATTACGAGTAGCACTTCAATTGCGCGATGATGAAATCATTGAAATCTGTAAGCTTGTAGAATTTCAAGTATCTAAGAGCGAACTAGGAGCTATCTTTAGAAAACCGGACCATCCAAAGTATATGGAATGTGGAGATCAGTTTTTACGAAATTTCTTAAATGGTCTTGTGATACACAAACGTGGACCAATGCCTCCTAAGAAGTAG
- a CDS encoding class I SAM-dependent methyltransferase, whose amino-acid sequence MNTMLLEPEVLDYLKLHEHTPLHSFILKGSPFKEISVQELAQQLEGKRKAKGKLPLWYETGGILFPPKLNLEQTSSQATARYKASLMEGNHIVDGTGGFGIDAFYFAQIAKHVTHIEMNSELSAFAKNNAQTLQQSNIDFIIGDSIDFFSNTEQKFDTIFLDPGRRTDAKGKVFMLKDCLPNVPLYKNLLLSKCDSLWIKTAPLLDISAGLEELQHVAEIHIVSLKNEVKELLWKLSSKKMSIPKVTVVNLGTEDPILTFDYTAIFEFTPTYAAPQEYLYEPNAALMKSGAFHWVCDHFQVDKLHEHSHLYTSAELKEFAGRRFEILEVLPYSKKVAKELQINKANITTRNFPMKVEDIRKKLKIKDGGDVYLFFTTLQDGTLVVIKCNKVNL is encoded by the coding sequence ATGAACACCATGCTTTTAGAGCCTGAAGTGCTTGATTATTTGAAGCTTCATGAGCACACTCCGCTACATTCTTTTATTCTTAAAGGAAGCCCGTTTAAGGAAATAAGCGTTCAAGAATTGGCGCAACAGCTAGAAGGCAAACGCAAAGCAAAGGGTAAATTACCCTTGTGGTATGAAACAGGTGGGATTTTATTTCCACCTAAACTCAATCTAGAGCAAACCTCTTCACAAGCTACAGCTCGCTATAAAGCGAGCCTTATGGAAGGTAACCATATTGTGGATGGAACTGGAGGTTTTGGTATCGATGCTTTTTACTTTGCGCAAATAGCAAAGCATGTTACACACATTGAGATGAATAGCGAACTTTCCGCTTTCGCGAAAAATAATGCGCAAACACTACAGCAATCTAATATTGATTTTATAATAGGTGACTCCATAGATTTCTTTTCTAATACTGAGCAGAAGTTCGATACCATCTTCTTAGACCCAGGAAGACGAACAGACGCCAAAGGGAAAGTATTTATGCTCAAAGATTGCTTACCTAATGTTCCTCTATATAAAAATCTATTGCTTTCTAAGTGTGATAGCTTGTGGATTAAAACGGCGCCATTATTAGATATATCTGCAGGACTAGAAGAACTACAGCATGTTGCCGAAATACATATCGTTTCACTTAAAAATGAGGTTAAAGAATTACTATGGAAACTCTCATCTAAGAAAATGAGTATTCCTAAAGTTACCGTTGTTAACTTAGGTACTGAAGATCCTATACTTACATTTGATTATACTGCTATTTTTGAATTTACACCCACGTATGCAGCGCCTCAAGAATATTTATATGAGCCCAATGCCGCACTTATGAAAAGCGGAGCTTTTCATTGGGTTTGTGATCATTTTCAAGTAGATAAACTACATGAGCACTCACATCTCTACACATCAGCAGAGCTAAAAGAATTTGCTGGAAGACGCTTTGAAATACTTGAGGTACTACCCTACTCAAAGAAAGTAGCAAAAGAGTTGCAAATCAATAAGGCAAATATCACCACCCGTAATTTCCCTATGAAAGTAGAGGATATACGTAAAAAACTTAAAATTAAGGATGGAGGCGACGTTTACTTATTTTTTACAACGCTTCAGGATGGAACACTTGTGGTCATAAAATGTAACAAAGTCAACTTGTAG
- a CDS encoding AI-2E family transporter, which translates to MKPLKAKIISIGILRAIGVVVGVLMILWLLYTIQSVIVYLAVAAVLSLVGRPIVKFLRYSLKFSPTWASVVTILLLIMIIMGVLALFIPVVIDQSQHLSQINFDDVKVNINRLYGEIAAYFGINKMTIIQGVQQADFVKNFDFGIIPTFLNSIIGNLGAAGIGIFAIIFITFFFLKDNRLLVNSLLVFARRGNEGKFLRVFEKIKYLLSRYFIGLIIQVFTMFVLYAIILLSFGVDNALAIALFCAVLNLVPYIGPLVGGGVMLLLVTSSNINMDFRTVILPKLFWIFICYGAAQMVDNFIIQPFVFGNSVKSHPLEIFLAIIIAGLLFGVFGMILAVPVYTALKVISKEFLSEYKIVQKLTQDL; encoded by the coding sequence ATGAAACCACTCAAAGCAAAAATAATAAGCATAGGTATACTACGAGCAATAGGCGTCGTGGTAGGCGTTCTCATGATTTTATGGCTGCTTTATACCATTCAAAGTGTTATCGTTTATCTTGCCGTAGCTGCGGTGTTGTCACTAGTAGGAAGACCTATTGTGAAATTTTTACGCTACTCGCTTAAATTTAGCCCTACTTGGGCATCTGTAGTAACCATTCTCCTACTCATCATGATTATTATGGGAGTGCTTGCCTTGTTTATACCAGTGGTGATTGATCAGAGTCAGCATCTTAGTCAGATTAATTTTGATGATGTCAAGGTGAATATCAACAGGCTATACGGAGAGATTGCTGCCTATTTTGGCATCAATAAAATGACTATCATACAAGGTGTACAACAAGCCGACTTTGTAAAGAATTTTGATTTTGGGATTATTCCAACATTTTTAAATAGTATTATAGGAAATCTAGGAGCTGCAGGCATAGGAATTTTCGCCATTATTTTCATCACTTTTTTCTTCTTAAAAGACAATAGACTTTTAGTAAACAGCTTGTTAGTATTTGCTAGAAGAGGTAATGAAGGTAAATTTCTTCGTGTTTTTGAAAAAATTAAATACTTGCTATCTCGATATTTCATTGGTCTCATCATTCAGGTGTTTACCATGTTTGTACTTTATGCGATTATCTTACTTTCCTTTGGAGTAGATAATGCACTTGCGATTGCATTATTTTGTGCGGTATTAAACCTAGTTCCTTATATCGGTCCGCTTGTGGGTGGAGGTGTCATGCTATTACTTGTGACCTCTAGTAATATCAACATGGATTTTAGAACGGTGATATTACCTAAGCTGTTTTGGATTTTTATATGCTATGGAGCTGCACAAATGGTTGATAATTTTATCATCCAGCCATTTGTTTTTGGAAATAGTGTAAAATCACATCCCCTAGAGATATTTCTTGCTATTATTATTGCAGGATTACTATTTGGAGTTTTCGGGATGATTCTTGCCGTACCTGTATATACTGCACTTAAAGTGATTTCTAAGGAATTTTTAAGTGAGTATAAAATTGTTCAAAAACTTACACAAGATCTGTAA
- a CDS encoding TrmH family RNA methyltransferase: MQLAHNHHKPSIHNKEIILVCEHMTSPANAGSIFRLADAFGVKEIIFCGNQPDTGSSRLRKTARNTEKTIPFRASDTIKNTLQELHDLSYTSVALEITSNSKPISTIDFSRLDKVALIIGAESIGITDETLEQCNNVAHIAMYGINSSMNVAQATGIALYELTRS, from the coding sequence GTGCAACTCGCCCATAATCATCATAAACCATCTATTCACAATAAAGAAATTATTCTCGTCTGTGAGCATATGACAAGCCCTGCAAATGCTGGAAGTATTTTTAGGCTAGCAGATGCCTTTGGTGTTAAAGAAATTATTTTCTGCGGAAATCAACCGGATACAGGAAGTAGCCGTTTACGTAAAACAGCTAGAAACACAGAAAAAACAATACCTTTTCGCGCAAGCGATACTATAAAAAATACATTACAAGAACTACACGACCTTTCCTATACTAGTGTTGCCTTAGAGATCACATCAAATAGTAAACCGATAAGCACGATAGATTTTTCTAGACTAGATAAAGTTGCTCTTATAATAGGCGCAGAAAGCATCGGCATTACGGACGAAACACTGGAGCAATGCAATAATGTAGCGCATATTGCGATGTATGGTATTAATAGTAGTATGAATGTAGCGCAAGCTACGGGTATTGCGCTTTATGAACTTACAAGATCATAA
- a CDS encoding DUF4159 domain-containing protein, with the protein MKRSNLALVIMLFMFAFAKAQDLAVLKYKGGGDWYSNPTALPNLITFCNKNINTKMNTTPVSVDAGSTDIFQYPLLHMTGHGNVLFTDNDVENMRNYLISGGFLHIDDNYGMAEYLPKELKKIFPEQELTELAATHPIFSSAYRFPKGLPKIHEHDGKRPQALGLFYEDRLVVLFTTESDLGDGWEDPEVHGDPESVREKALQMGANIVKYAFEN; encoded by the coding sequence ATGAAGCGTAGTAATCTCGCACTGGTTATCATGTTATTTATGTTCGCTTTCGCGAAAGCGCAAGATCTAGCGGTACTCAAATATAAAGGCGGTGGAGACTGGTATAGTAACCCAACAGCCTTACCTAATCTCATTACTTTTTGTAATAAAAACATCAATACTAAGATGAACACTACACCAGTTTCTGTAGATGCTGGTAGCACAGACATTTTTCAATATCCGCTATTGCATATGACCGGACATGGCAACGTTCTATTTACAGATAATGATGTAGAAAACATGCGCAATTACCTTATAAGTGGTGGTTTCTTACACATTGATGACAACTATGGAATGGCAGAGTACTTACCTAAGGAACTTAAAAAAATATTCCCAGAGCAAGAACTTACAGAACTTGCCGCTACTCATCCTATTTTTTCCAGTGCATATAGATTTCCTAAGGGATTACCTAAAATCCATGAGCATGATGGCAAACGACCACAAGCGCTAGGGCTTTTTTATGAAGATAGACTTGTAGTGCTTTTCACTACAGAATCAGACTTAGGTGACGGCTGGGAAGATCCAGAAGTACACGGAGACCCAGAAAGCGTACGCGAGAAAGCACTACAAATGGGTGCTAATATTGTGAAATATGCTTTTGAGAATTAG
- a CDS encoding M16 family metallopeptidase, with translation MKKKMYALAALLLSGVALNAQEVSFEEYDLDNGMHVILHQDNGAPVVTTSVMYHVGAKDEDPSKTGFAHFFEHLLFEGTENIERGEWFKVVSSNGGQNNANTTQDRTYYYEVFPSNNLELGLWMESERLLHPIINQIGVDTQKEVVQEEKRLRVDNQPYGRFQEVIGKMLFKKHPYRWTTIGSLDHLASATLEDFQKFSDTYYVPNNAVLVVAGDIDLAETKEMINTYFAPIPRGKDIARSTFKEDPVVPVREKFYDPNIQIPAIFLAYRTPAQTEKDAYVLDMVSSVLSDGKSSRLYKKLVDDQKKALQVFAFSGAQEDYGSYLIGALPLGDNSLDDLITEMDEEIVKLQTTLISERDYQKLQNKFENRFVNSNSSVEGIANSLARNYMLYDDTNLINTEIDIYRSITREDIKAAAIKYLKENERVILEYLPESQKEN, from the coding sequence ATGAAAAAGAAAATGTATGCTTTAGCAGCTCTTTTGTTAAGTGGCGTTGCCCTTAATGCTCAAGAGGTTAGCTTTGAAGAGTATGATCTTGACAATGGAATGCACGTTATTCTTCACCAGGATAATGGCGCTCCAGTAGTAACAACATCTGTAATGTATCACGTAGGTGCAAAAGATGAAGATCCAAGTAAAACTGGTTTTGCTCACTTTTTTGAACACTTACTTTTTGAGGGTACAGAAAATATTGAGCGTGGTGAATGGTTTAAAGTAGTTTCTTCAAATGGAGGACAAAACAACGCAAACACGACACAAGACAGAACGTATTATTACGAAGTATTTCCTTCTAACAACCTAGAACTAGGTTTATGGATGGAATCTGAGCGTTTATTACACCCAATCATCAATCAAATAGGCGTAGATACTCAGAAAGAAGTAGTGCAAGAAGAAAAACGTTTACGAGTGGACAATCAGCCATATGGACGTTTTCAAGAAGTAATAGGTAAAATGCTTTTTAAGAAGCACCCATACCGCTGGACAACCATAGGATCTCTTGATCACCTTGCTAGTGCAACACTTGAAGATTTTCAAAAATTTAGCGATACTTATTATGTACCAAATAATGCGGTACTCGTAGTAGCGGGTGATATTGATCTTGCAGAGACTAAGGAGATGATTAATACATACTTTGCTCCTATCCCAAGAGGTAAGGACATTGCACGTAGCACATTTAAGGAAGATCCTGTGGTACCTGTAAGAGAGAAGTTTTATGATCCTAATATCCAGATTCCTGCGATATTCTTAGCTTACAGAACTCCTGCTCAAACAGAAAAAGATGCTTATGTGTTAGACATGGTGTCATCTGTATTAAGTGACGGTAAAAGCTCTAGACTTTATAAAAAACTTGTAGATGATCAAAAGAAAGCATTACAAGTATTTGCTTTTAGTGGTGCACAAGAAGATTACGGTTCTTACTTAATTGGTGCATTACCACTAGGTGACAACTCATTAGACGATTTAATAACAGAAATGGATGAGGAAATTGTAAAACTTCAAACAACATTAATATCTGAAAGAGATTATCAAAAACTTCAAAATAAATTTGAAAACCGTTTTGTAAACTCTAACAGTAGTGTAGAAGGTATTGCAAACTCACTTGCTCGTAACTACATGTTATATGATGATACTAATCTTATTAATACAGAGATTGATATTTACAGATCAATAACAAGAGAGGACATTAAAGCAGCTGCTATAAAGTACCTCAAAGAAAATGAGCGTGTAATATTAGAGTACTTACCAGAATCTCAAAAAGAAAATTAA
- a CDS encoding M16 family metallopeptidase, with translation MKKHIILGALLMLATAGYAQVDRSIQPKPGPAPEINLKDPTSFELKNGLKVMVVENKKLPRVSIQLTMDNPLIVEGDKAGVASLTSSMLGKGSKNIEKDVYEEEVDYLGANIGFGSQSAFASGLSKYFERLIELTADAGINPNFTQVEFDKEKERLIEGLKSNEKSVSAIAGRVQSVLAYGADHPYGEFTTEETVNNVTLADVNKFHSDYFRPNNGYLIIIGDVDFDNVKKIVTKNFKSWKKGNIPETPFSEQGNASTTEINFINMDNAVQSEIAVQNTVELKMTDADYFPALIANNILGGGGEARLFNNLREDKGYTYGSYSRIGSNEKTVTRFSATASVRNVVTDSSVVEIVKEINRMGSEPVSAEELANAKAKYTGNFVLALERPQTIANYAYNIESKGLPKDFYKNYLSNIDKVSQQDVKNAASKLFKGDNARIVVTGKGSEVIDNLNKVVINGKAVPVKYFDVYGKAIAKPEFKKELPADLTVNKVLESYIAAIGGKDKIAAVNSVYIKAQGTVQGMTLDFELKKTTKEQFVQNIMMGGNSLSKQVLDGETAYMVAQGQRKDLEGDDIAKVKAESSPFPEVNWLSGGATLEGMEKVDGEDAYVVKVDGGKMAYYSAKTGLKLQEVSVQEAQGQTFKTTIVYSKYQDVGGIMFPFTLSQSLGPQAIEFNVTEIKVNEGVSDADFE, from the coding sequence ATGAAAAAGCATATTATATTAGGTGCACTATTAATGCTAGCAACTGCTGGTTATGCACAAGTAGACAGAAGCATACAACCTAAGCCAGGTCCGGCTCCTGAGATTAATCTAAAAGATCCAACATCTTTTGAGCTCAAGAATGGACTTAAAGTAATGGTTGTTGAGAATAAAAAATTACCTAGAGTATCTATTCAACTTACGATGGATAATCCTCTTATTGTAGAAGGAGATAAGGCAGGTGTTGCTTCCCTTACTTCGTCAATGCTAGGTAAAGGTTCTAAAAACATTGAAAAAGATGTTTATGAGGAAGAAGTAGATTACTTAGGAGCAAACATAGGTTTTGGTTCTCAAAGTGCTTTTGCTAGCGGACTATCAAAATATTTTGAGCGTCTTATAGAACTTACAGCAGATGCTGGTATCAATCCAAACTTTACACAAGTAGAATTTGACAAGGAAAAGGAACGTCTCATAGAAGGTTTAAAATCTAATGAGAAGAGTGTAAGTGCAATTGCAGGTCGTGTACAAAGCGTTCTTGCTTATGGTGCAGATCATCCTTACGGGGAATTTACTACGGAAGAAACGGTAAACAATGTAACTCTTGCAGATGTAAATAAGTTTCACTCAGATTACTTCAGACCTAATAATGGATATTTAATCATAATAGGTGATGTAGATTTTGATAATGTAAAGAAGATTGTAACGAAGAACTTCAAGAGCTGGAAAAAAGGAAACATTCCTGAAACGCCATTCTCAGAGCAAGGAAATGCATCTACTACAGAAATTAACTTCATAAACATGGATAACGCTGTACAGTCAGAAATTGCTGTTCAGAACACTGTAGAATTAAAAATGACTGATGCAGATTATTTTCCTGCATTGATTGCAAACAACATCTTAGGTGGTGGTGGAGAAGCTCGTCTTTTTAACAACTTACGTGAAGATAAAGGATATACTTACGGTTCTTATTCTAGAATAGGATCTAACGAGAAAACGGTAACACGTTTTAGCGCTACAGCAAGTGTACGTAACGTTGTGACAGATAGCTCTGTCGTTGAGATTGTAAAAGAAATCAACCGCATGGGATCTGAGCCAGTATCTGCCGAAGAGCTTGCAAATGCAAAAGCAAAGTATACTGGTAATTTTGTACTAGCGCTAGAGCGTCCACAAACTATCGCAAACTATGCTTACAATATTGAGAGCAAAGGACTTCCTAAGGATTTCTACAAAAATTACCTTTCTAATATTGATAAAGTATCTCAACAAGACGTGAAGAATGCTGCAAGTAAATTGTTTAAAGGAGATAATGCTAGAATTGTAGTTACTGGAAAAGGTAGCGAGGTGATTGATAATCTTAATAAGGTTGTTATTAATGGTAAAGCTGTACCAGTAAAGTATTTTGATGTGTACGGTAAAGCAATTGCAAAGCCAGAATTTAAGAAAGAACTTCCAGCAGATTTAACGGTAAATAAGGTGCTTGAATCTTACATTGCTGCCATAGGTGGAAAGGATAAGATTGCTGCAGTAAACTCTGTGTACATAAAAGCGCAAGGTACTGTGCAAGGTATGACGTTAGATTTTGAGCTTAAAAAGACAACTAAAGAGCAATTTGTGCAAAACATCATGATGGGAGGTAATTCTCTTTCTAAGCAAGTGCTAGATGGTGAGACCGCTTATATGGTAGCACAAGGGCAGCGTAAAGACCTAGAAGGTGATGATATTGCAAAAGTAAAAGCAGAATCTTCTCCTTTTCCAGAAGTAAACTGGTTAAGTGGTGGAGCTACTCTAGAAGGCATGGAGAAAGTAGATGGTGAAGATGCTTATGTTGTAAAGGTTGATGGAGGTAAAATGGCTTATTACAGTGCAAAAACTGGACTTAAACTTCAAGAAGTTTCTGTACAAGAAGCACAAGGTCAAACTTTCAAGACTACGATCGTTTATAGCAAGTACCAAGATGTAGGAGGAATCATGTTTCCATTTACATTGAGCCAGTCTTTAGGCCCACAAGCTATAGAGTTTAATGTTACAGAGATCAAAGTAAATGAAGGAGTTTCAGATGCAGATTTTGAGTAA
- a CDS encoding phosphoenolpyruvate carboxylase, with protein MSREPKIERFNTNVKSKYEVYNAIFMTLPFDGISNTGVLLPLFHSICKAGYEDNKNPSEIIEYFFERYMRDASAKEREDLLFKFIQYIERQVVLFDAIEDASYRIVNNMDGRGTLRNIKEEAEATGKKEELIAYLNTFKIRPVLTAHPTQFYPGVVLGIINDLSEAIREDRLEDIKSLLAQLGKTPFFKKEKPTPYDEAVSLIWYLENVFYHSAGAIYDYLHKHLIQDEAFSNSLVDLGFWPGGDRDGNPFVTTAITLKVAGKLRSTVLRNYYRELRQLRRRITFQGTEELLGSLEAALYKAIFVEGKPEIDQKHILTTLKDVRDVVRDKHQSLYLDHIDSLIHKVELFGLHFASLDIRQDSSIHKIVFEEIVAHAQIDGKAIFPENYLSLDDEAQIAFLNDVSGSLDPESFSEEVVTKTLGSIYAMKTIQEENGEKGSNRYIISNSQSALHVMQAFTFLRLCDWDMPTADVSPLFETVPDLIAAPEVMEALYTNPTYSAHLKRRGMRQTIMLGFSDGTKDGGYLMANWSIFKAKEAMTAMSRKYGVTVIFFDGRGGPPARGGGKTHQFYASLGSKIEAQEIQLTVQGQTISSNFGTLDSCQYNLEQLLSSGVANEVFASANNDITDSDRATLEALAQKSYEAYTAFKQHDKFLPYLERMSTLKYYAKTNIGSRPSKRSQKSTLDFGDLRAIPFVGSWSQLKQNVPGFYGVGTALASFEEKGTLDEVKELYKNSSFFRTLLENSMMSLTKSFFGLTAYMADDEEFGAFWKILFDEYERSKRLMLEVSGLKELMENEQAGKASIQERERIVLPLLTIQQYALRAIQEMQKYGEQSDKLAVYEQMVTRSLFGNINASRNSA; from the coding sequence ATGTCTAGAGAACCAAAAATTGAGAGATTTAATACAAACGTAAAGTCAAAATATGAAGTGTATAACGCTATATTTATGACACTTCCCTTTGACGGTATTTCAAATACTGGAGTACTTCTGCCGCTTTTTCATTCTATTTGTAAAGCAGGATATGAAGACAATAAAAATCCTTCAGAAATCATTGAGTACTTTTTTGAAAGATACATGAGAGATGCTTCGGCAAAGGAAAGGGAGGATTTGCTGTTTAAGTTTATTCAATATATAGAACGCCAAGTGGTACTTTTTGATGCGATAGAAGATGCTTCATATCGTATTGTAAACAATATGGACGGTCGCGGAACACTGCGTAACATAAAAGAAGAAGCAGAGGCAACTGGTAAAAAAGAAGAGCTTATCGCTTACTTAAATACCTTTAAAATAAGACCAGTACTTACTGCTCACCCTACGCAATTTTATCCAGGAGTGGTGCTAGGTATTATTAATGATCTTAGTGAAGCAATACGAGAAGACCGTCTAGAAGACATAAAATCATTACTTGCTCAATTAGGAAAAACACCTTTCTTTAAGAAAGAAAAACCTACGCCTTATGACGAGGCAGTAAGTTTAATATGGTATCTAGAAAATGTGTTTTACCATAGTGCAGGTGCTATTTATGATTACTTACATAAGCACTTAATACAAGACGAAGCTTTTAGTAACTCACTAGTAGATCTAGGTTTCTGGCCAGGTGGAGATCGCGATGGTAATCCATTTGTTACTACAGCAATCACGCTTAAAGTTGCAGGTAAATTACGCAGCACCGTACTAAGGAATTATTATCGCGAACTAAGACAACTGCGTCGTCGTATAACTTTTCAAGGTACAGAAGAGCTTCTTGGGTCATTAGAGGCTGCATTGTATAAAGCCATTTTTGTAGAAGGAAAGCCAGAGATTGATCAAAAACATATTCTTACTACACTTAAAGATGTGCGAGATGTTGTAAGAGATAAACATCAAAGTTTGTACTTAGACCATATAGATAGCTTAATTCACAAAGTAGAGCTTTTTGGGTTGCATTTTGCTTCTCTAGATATAAGACAAGATAGTAGCATCCATAAAATTGTATTTGAAGAAATAGTAGCACATGCTCAGATAGATGGTAAAGCCATATTTCCAGAGAACTACTTGAGTCTAGATGACGAGGCGCAGATTGCATTTTTAAATGATGTTTCTGGCTCCTTAGATCCGGAGAGTTTTAGTGAAGAAGTTGTCACAAAAACACTAGGTTCCATTTATGCAATGAAAACTATTCAAGAAGAAAATGGAGAAAAAGGTTCAAACCGTTACATTATAAGTAATTCACAAAGTGCATTGCATGTAATGCAGGCTTTTACATTCTTAAGACTATGTGATTGGGACATGCCTACGGCAGATGTTTCTCCGCTTTTTGAGACCGTTCCAGATTTAATTGCTGCGCCAGAAGTGATGGAAGCGTTATATACAAACCCAACCTACAGTGCGCATTTAAAGCGTCGTGGTATGCGACAGACTATCATGCTTGGCTTCTCTGATGGAACCAAGGATGGAGGTTATCTCATGGCCAACTGGAGTATTTTTAAAGCCAAAGAAGCAATGACTGCCATGTCTAGAAAATACGGTGTTACTGTAATCTTCTTTGACGGTAGAGGAGGACCACCAGCACGTGGTGGTGGAAAAACACATCAATTTTATGCATCCTTGGGTTCTAAAATAGAGGCTCAAGAAATACAACTTACAGTACAAGGACAAACCATCAGTTCAAATTTTGGAACCTTAGATTCTTGTCAATATAACCTGGAGCAATTATTAAGTAGTGGTGTAGCAAATGAAGTGTTTGCTTCTGCAAATAATGACATTACAGATAGTGATAGAGCCACACTAGAAGCACTAGCTCAAAAGAGTTATGAAGCATATACAGCTTTTAAACAGCACGATAAATTCTTGCCGTATCTAGAGCGTATGAGTACGCTTAAATATTATGCAAAAACAAATATTGGTAGTAGACCAAGTAAGCGTTCTCAGAAGTCTACACTAGATTTTGGAGATTTAAGAGCGATTCCTTTTGTGGGAAGTTGGAGCCAACTTAAACAAAACGTTCCAGGATTTTATGGTGTAGGTACTGCACTGGCTTCTTTTGAAGAAAAAGGAACACTTGACGAGGTGAAAGAACTTTATAAGAACAGTTCATTCTTCCGTACGTTGCTAGAAAATAGTATGATGAGCCTAACTAAGTCTTTCTTTGGCTTAACGGCTTATATGGCAGATGACGAGGAGTTCGGTGCTTTCTGGAAAATTCTATTTGATGAATATGAACGTAGCAAGCGATTAATGCTTGAAGTGTCAGGACTTAAGGAGTTAATGGAAAATGAGCAAGCTGGAAAAGCTTCCATACAAGAAAGGGAACGCATTGTATTACCCCTTCTTACCATCCAGCAATATGCCTTAAGAGCTATACAAGAAATGCAAAAATATGGAGAACAGTCTGATAAGCTAGCTGTATATGAACAGATGGTGACGAGATCATTATTTGGTAATATTAATGCGAGTAGAAACTCGGCATAA
- a CDS encoding RsmD family RNA methyltransferase, whose translation MTRIISGKYKGRRIAAPKKLPVRPTTDMAKEALFNILRSNYHMSQLRVLDLFAGTGNISYEFASRGSDQITAVDANYGCVQFINKTAEEFEFSIQTIKSDVFKYLERARGTYDIIFADPPYDIDIKDFEKIATLVFKQNLLDQDGTLIIEHGKYTKMDSFSNYVQTRNYGGNAFSFFELPESDEEE comes from the coding sequence ATGACAAGAATAATCTCAGGAAAATATAAAGGACGCCGCATCGCTGCTCCAAAAAAATTACCCGTACGCCCTACCACAGATATGGCAAAGGAAGCATTGTTTAATATTCTGAGAAGCAATTACCATATGAGCCAGCTTAGGGTTTTAGACCTTTTTGCGGGTACAGGAAATATCAGTTATGAGTTTGCATCACGTGGCTCAGACCAGATTACAGCCGTAGATGCAAATTATGGTTGTGTGCAGTTTATAAATAAAACGGCAGAGGAGTTTGAATTTTCAATCCAAACTATAAAAAGTGACGTATTTAAGTATCTAGAGCGAGCAAGAGGTACCTATGATATCATATTTGCAGACCCACCTTACGATATTGACATTAAAGATTTTGAAAAAATAGCAACGCTTGTTTTTAAACAAAATTTGCTAGATCAAGATGGCACCTTGATCATAGAACACGGAAAATATACTAAGATGGACTCGTTTAGTAATTATGTACAAACACGTAATTATGGTGGCAATGCCTTCAGCTTTTTTGAACTGCCAGAAAGCGACGAAGAAGAATAG